The following coding sequences lie in one bacterium genomic window:
- a CDS encoding lytic transglycosylase domain-containing protein, with product MRTRGLTKLLTRSSNILFGFVAVALSASVVHWLYQSPVTTSTEVKIHIGGAIPDAEVPLIAEARAMRRTALAHSVQVESDRDVGRFADRFNIDWDLARLVNSISESENMDPNLIFNVIQVESQFNTRAVGSVGEIGLMQVRPETALTIDPGATVEKLFDPAYNIRIGIKHLKDQLHFFRGDLRLALLAYNRGRGTINSLLSVGLDPSNGYAAKIMSGSM from the coding sequence TTGCGAACCCGGGGCCTGACCAAGCTGCTCACCCGTTCATCCAACATACTTTTCGGCTTCGTCGCTGTCGCCCTGTCGGCCTCAGTGGTCCATTGGCTGTACCAGTCCCCCGTGACAACCTCCACCGAAGTCAAGATTCATATCGGGGGGGCGATCCCGGATGCCGAGGTGCCGCTGATCGCCGAGGCGCGCGCCATGCGCCGCACCGCTCTGGCCCATTCGGTGCAGGTGGAGTCGGACCGCGATGTCGGCCGTTTCGCCGACCGGTTCAACATCGACTGGGACCTGGCTCGGCTGGTCAATTCGATCAGCGAGAGCGAGAACATGGACCCGAACCTGATTTTCAACGTGATCCAGGTCGAGAGCCAGTTCAACACCCGCGCCGTGGGTTCGGTGGGGGAGATCGGCCTGATGCAGGTGCGTCCCGAGACCGCCCTTACCATCGACCCGGGCGCGACTGTGGAGAAACTCTTCGATCCGGCCTACAACATCCGCATCGGAATCAAGCACCTCAAGGACCAGCTCCATTTCTTCCGCGGCGACCTGCGCCTGGCCCTTCTGGCCTACAACCGCGGCCGGGGGACGATCAACTCACTGCTCTCGGTGGGCCTCGACCCCTCCAACGGCTACGCGGCCAAGATCATGAGCGGCAGCATGTAA
- a CDS encoding GWxTD domain-containing protein, producing the protein MSGSQHKTFLLFAAVCLASLTWGAALRAADSPVDSLKGQALVNFAREAILNKGWEDAREALEKYLGDNKPTAEIMVDLGRSQLFEQDEKDAEKSFRKALELEKHSADAWAGLVEVYLIRDKQKEAEESLKNLHSAEGESRRVRYWRAMTTDKLKAKQHDDAYFWDTLEQLVREDITDVQTLNTLCDAYVDDKFFERGILFLTEMSEMNNDKPEFLFQLARIYTNSGDADLAKDIFQRIEKAGMDSLSPRQRFLMSKELLRLDEPELACEAYFSAARQMDDQLAEDALGDIRDITTSDEKREFKLTPSGHKGLFLINFWNRKDPTQNTVKNERLVEHYKRMEEVKTKFYSPLKPGYDERGRVYIKHGEPDQKVSLNGNWAIRDNETWLYSKNRSLPLIYNFVARNNYYRMVYRLEEALVPDLQTEINMGGSNIVALFRSRGEIDPKYDQLANELNNFQGNIEDARHGSLMDLFSDEEMMTERGFTEGEITETFEFKPEEEPMNFYYYPVSLKGQDSLSAMGVFFALPTDQIKLPDPFGAVDIPVEVEVIVYDSWWKEVARSVQSKTYRINNFVASKDQMIPDLMGLQLKPGNYHLVVRMKQSKSNIMQIYKSNYSVPSFRSPDSLYISDLLLAADVVEDNTPSKFNIRGHRITPMPSSSFKKDQPVFIYYELYNVKPDSAGSKHIRVEYTVSTTGGELSAAQKLIRTLGRLIGVRDETGKVVSTFERDWERPGKVDPIFLSIDPSSYPPGRYNVMVTVQDTVGGMQVARDATFLITK; encoded by the coding sequence ATGTCAGGTTCACAGCATAAAACCTTCCTGCTCTTTGCCGCTGTCTGTCTGGCTTCGCTGACCTGGGGCGCTGCGCTGCGGGCCGCGGACTCGCCGGTGGACAGCCTGAAAGGTCAGGCCCTGGTGAATTTCGCCCGCGAGGCCATACTGAACAAGGGCTGGGAGGATGCCCGCGAGGCGCTGGAGAAGTATCTCGGTGACAACAAGCCCACGGCCGAGATAATGGTCGACCTGGGTCGCTCACAGCTATTTGAGCAGGATGAGAAGGACGCGGAGAAGAGTTTCCGTAAGGCCCTGGAGCTGGAGAAGCACAGCGCGGACGCCTGGGCCGGGCTGGTCGAGGTCTACCTGATCCGCGACAAGCAGAAAGAGGCCGAGGAAAGCCTGAAAAACCTGCACTCCGCCGAGGGCGAAAGCCGTCGTGTCCGCTACTGGCGCGCCATGACGACTGATAAGCTCAAGGCCAAGCAGCACGATGACGCCTATTTTTGGGACACGCTCGAGCAGCTCGTGCGCGAGGACATCACCGATGTGCAGACGTTAAACACGCTGTGCGACGCCTATGTGGATGACAAGTTCTTCGAGCGTGGCATCCTGTTCCTCACCGAAATGAGTGAGATGAACAACGACAAGCCGGAATTCCTGTTCCAGCTTGCCCGCATCTACACCAATAGTGGAGATGCCGATCTGGCCAAGGACATTTTCCAGCGTATCGAGAAAGCCGGCATGGACAGCCTGAGCCCCAGGCAGCGTTTCCTGATGTCCAAGGAGCTGCTCCGCCTCGATGAGCCGGAGTTGGCCTGCGAGGCCTATTTCAGCGCGGCGCGCCAGATGGACGACCAGTTGGCCGAGGACGCTCTGGGCGATATCCGCGACATCACTACCAGCGATGAGAAACGCGAGTTCAAGCTCACACCCTCCGGCCACAAGGGCCTGTTCCTGATCAATTTCTGGAACCGCAAGGACCCGACCCAGAACACGGTGAAAAACGAGCGCCTGGTTGAGCACTACAAGCGGATGGAGGAGGTCAAGACCAAGTTCTACAGCCCGCTCAAGCCGGGTTACGATGAGCGCGGGCGGGTATATATCAAGCACGGCGAGCCGGACCAGAAAGTCAGCCTCAACGGCAACTGGGCGATCCGCGACAACGAGACCTGGCTCTACAGCAAGAACCGCTCGCTGCCGCTGATCTACAATTTCGTGGCGCGGAACAACTACTACCGCATGGTCTACCGCCTTGAGGAGGCCCTGGTCCCGGACCTCCAGACCGAGATCAACATGGGCGGCAGCAATATCGTGGCCCTGTTCCGCTCACGCGGCGAGATCGACCCCAAGTACGACCAGCTGGCCAACGAGCTGAACAATTTCCAGGGCAACATCGAGGATGCCCGTCACGGCAGCCTGATGGACCTGTTCTCGGACGAGGAGATGATGACCGAACGCGGTTTCACCGAGGGCGAAATCACCGAGACTTTCGAGTTCAAGCCCGAGGAGGAGCCGATGAATTTCTACTACTACCCGGTTTCGCTCAAGGGCCAGGACTCGCTGAGCGCAATGGGTGTGTTTTTCGCCCTGCCCACCGATCAGATCAAGCTGCCCGACCCGTTCGGCGCGGTGGACATCCCGGTGGAGGTGGAGGTGATAGTCTACGACAGCTGGTGGAAAGAGGTGGCCCGCTCCGTGCAGAGCAAGACCTACCGGATCAACAATTTCGTGGCCTCCAAGGACCAGATGATCCCGGACCTGATGGGTCTGCAGCTCAAGCCCGGCAACTATCATCTGGTAGTGCGGATGAAGCAGTCCAAGAGCAATATTATGCAGATATACAAGAGCAACTATTCGGTGCCTTCGTTCCGCTCGCCGGACAGCCTCTACATCAGCGACCTTCTGCTGGCGGCGGATGTGGTCGAGGACAACACGCCCAGCAAGTTCAACATCCGCGGGCACCGGATCACCCCCATGCCGTCCTCCTCGTTCAAGAAAGACCAGCCGGTCTTCATCTATTACGAACTTTACAACGTGAAGCCCGACTCGGCCGGCAGCAAGCATATCCGGGTGGAGTACACGGTCAGCACCACCGGCGGCGAGCTGAGCGCGGCGCAGAAACTGATTCGCACCCTGGGACGGCTGATCGGGGTGCGGGACGAGACCGGCAAGGTGGTCTCCACTTTCGAGCGGGACTGGGAGCGGCCAGGCAAGGTGGACCCGATCTTCCTCTCCATCGACCCGTCCAGCTACCCGCCGGGACGTTATAACGTGATGGTCACGGTGCAGGACACGGTGGGCGGGATGCAGGTGGCCAGGGACGCCACGTTCCTGATTACGAAATAG